The Paenalcaligenes faecalis genome has a window encoding:
- the hisS gene encoding histidine--tRNA ligase — MSKSVQKLRGLTGMKDILPGESAQWEQLEQTVRDWLASYGYRNMRTPVLEYTQLFARGIGEVTDIVEKEMYSFTDSLNDDKLTMRPEFTAGIVRAAIEHNMLYDRAHRIYSIGPVFRHERPQRGRYRQFHQIDVEALGLPGPDIDAELIIMLARLWKKLGLHDVRLEINSLGHSQERAAHREALIAYLEQHTEVMDDEAKRRMYTNPLRVLDSKNPAMQDMANNAPKLFDFLGEASLAHYQGVCQRLDDAGIAYTLNPRMVRGLDYYNLTVFEWVTDRLGAQGTVCGGGRYDGLMEILGGKSAPAVGFAIGMERLLDLCQQDQEPLSVPECQVYMIHQGDQAQRQAMILAEQLRDVGVNVLVHAGSTGFKSQFKRADASGAVVAVILGETEIQERAASVKWLRASDAEQPQESIAFDQLATYLQSKV; from the coding sequence ATGTCGAAGTCTGTACAAAAACTTCGTGGCCTAACAGGCATGAAGGACATACTCCCCGGTGAAAGTGCTCAGTGGGAACAATTAGAACAAACTGTACGTGATTGGCTTGCCAGCTATGGCTATCGCAATATGCGTACCCCCGTTTTGGAATACACACAGCTATTTGCTCGTGGTATCGGAGAGGTCACTGATATTGTCGAAAAAGAAATGTACTCTTTTACCGACTCGCTCAATGATGACAAACTCACGATGCGCCCCGAGTTTACTGCCGGCATTGTGCGTGCTGCGATTGAGCATAATATGCTTTATGATCGTGCGCATCGTATTTATTCTATAGGTCCCGTATTTAGGCACGAACGCCCTCAGCGTGGTCGCTATAGACAGTTTCATCAAATTGACGTAGAGGCCTTGGGTTTGCCTGGTCCAGATATTGATGCAGAATTAATCATTATGCTGGCGCGCCTATGGAAAAAATTAGGTCTTCACGATGTACGCTTGGAAATTAACTCCTTAGGCCATAGCCAAGAGCGAGCCGCGCATCGCGAAGCCTTAATTGCTTATCTAGAGCAACACACAGAGGTGATGGATGATGAGGCCAAACGCCGTATGTATACCAATCCATTGCGTGTGTTGGATAGTAAAAACCCAGCTATGCAAGACATGGCAAATAATGCACCTAAATTATTTGATTTCTTAGGTGAAGCCTCTCTTGCTCATTATCAGGGCGTATGTCAGCGTTTGGATGATGCCGGCATTGCTTATACATTAAATCCGCGCATGGTTCGTGGTTTGGACTATTACAACCTAACCGTCTTTGAGTGGGTCACAGATCGTTTAGGTGCGCAAGGTACGGTGTGTGGCGGTGGTCGCTATGATGGGCTGATGGAGATTTTGGGTGGCAAATCTGCCCCCGCTGTTGGTTTTGCGATCGGTATGGAGCGTCTATTAGATTTATGCCAGCAGGATCAAGAGCCTTTGTCAGTACCTGAATGTCAGGTCTATATGATTCACCAAGGTGACCAAGCCCAACGTCAGGCCATGATCTTAGCCGAACAACTACGTGATGTAGGCGTTAATGTTCTAGTGCATGCGGGTTCTACGGGCTTTAAGTCGCAATTTAAACGTGCTGACGCAAGTGGGGCAGTGGTTGCCGTCATTCTAGGCGAAACGGAGATCCAAGAGCGCGCCGCTAGCGTTAAATGGTTACGAGCTAGTGATGCAGAACAACCACAGGAAAGCATTGCTTTTGATCAACTTGCTACATATTTGCAGTCAAAGGTTTAA
- the ispG gene encoding flavodoxin-dependent (E)-4-hydroxy-3-methylbut-2-enyl-diphosphate synthase produces MIDLFDFASSERDALAVGATPRKLTRRVDVSWGDNHVLVGGGAPVVVQSMTNTDTANAIETAIQVKELALAGSEMVRITVNTPAAAQEVAAIREQLDRMNVDVPLVGDFHYNGHKLLTDYPECAQALSKYRINPGNMGGGKRRDDNFAQMIEVACKHNKPVRIGVNWGSLDHELMAKMMDQNAQRSRPWEAQAVMREALVVSAISNAQRAEQLGLPADAIILSCKVSHVQDLITVYQDLSARCDYPLHLGLTEAGMGSKGIVASTAALSVLLQQGIGDTIRISLTPEPGGDRRQEVVVAQEILQTMGLRAFTPMVVACPGCGRTSSTVFQELANDIQGFLREQMPLWRHEYPGVETMNVAVMGCVVNGPGESRHADIGISLPGTGETPAAPVYVDGERVITLKGDTIAQEFQQIVLDYVQKRYAP; encoded by the coding sequence ATGATTGATTTATTTGATTTTGCTTCATCCGAGCGCGATGCTTTAGCTGTGGGCGCCACTCCTCGTAAACTAACACGTCGTGTAGACGTGAGTTGGGGGGATAACCATGTGCTGGTAGGTGGGGGAGCCCCCGTAGTGGTGCAGTCCATGACCAATACGGATACAGCAAATGCCATTGAGACAGCGATTCAAGTCAAAGAATTGGCGCTAGCGGGATCAGAAATGGTTCGTATTACGGTTAATACGCCTGCCGCTGCTCAAGAGGTTGCTGCGATACGCGAGCAGTTAGATCGCATGAATGTTGATGTGCCTTTAGTGGGTGATTTTCACTATAACGGCCATAAGTTACTGACCGATTATCCCGAGTGTGCGCAAGCTCTCTCTAAATATCGCATTAATCCCGGTAATATGGGTGGCGGCAAACGCCGTGATGATAATTTTGCCCAGATGATTGAGGTGGCGTGCAAACACAATAAGCCAGTGCGTATTGGGGTGAATTGGGGTAGTTTAGATCACGAGCTGATGGCAAAAATGATGGACCAGAATGCGCAGCGCAGTCGACCCTGGGAGGCACAGGCCGTTATGCGTGAGGCATTGGTTGTATCGGCCATTTCAAATGCACAACGAGCCGAGCAGTTAGGGTTGCCTGCTGATGCTATTATTTTGTCGTGTAAAGTTAGCCATGTTCAAGATTTGATTACGGTTTATCAAGATCTATCTGCGCGCTGTGACTATCCCTTGCATTTAGGGTTGACCGAGGCCGGTATGGGCAGCAAAGGGATCGTAGCTTCCACCGCTGCATTGTCCGTTTTATTGCAGCAGGGGATTGGTGACACGATTCGTATTTCGCTGACGCCAGAGCCCGGCGGCGATAGACGCCAAGAGGTTGTGGTTGCGCAGGAGATATTGCAAACCATGGGCTTACGGGCATTTACTCCGATGGTGGTAGCCTGTCCGGGTTGTGGGCGCACTAGCAGTACGGTATTCCAAGAGTTAGCTAACGATATCCAAGGCTTTCTACGCGAGCAAATGCCATTGTGGCGTCATGAATACCCCGGTGTGGAAACCATGAATGTAGCGGTCATGGGGTGCGTAGTGAATGGGCCCGGTGAAAGTCGTCATGCGGATATAGGCATTAGCTTACCCGGCACAGGGGAAACTCCCGCGGCTCCTGTATATGTAGATGGCGAACGTGTTATCACGCTAAAAGGTGATACGATTGCCCAAGAGTTTCAACAAATTGTTTTGGATTACGTACAAAAACGGTACGCTCCATAA
- the bamB gene encoding outer membrane protein assembly factor BamB: MAMLLNLRSAKFAAAALSLAALSACSMFSSKDPRFMPAPLADYDAKVAANVRWSVSIGKGAGFGFVPARVGDRVYAATPSGQLTQVDLSSGRVGWTVNAAKQLSAGVGADNNLVAVASNDGSVIAYDSSGNHLWTSQASSEVNVPPAVGNGLVVVRSSDYRIQAFNARNGDLIWSLQRPGPALALKTNIKMEVFDGMVIAGMPNGRLMIIDGQTGAVQWEGVVSQSRGATDLERINDVVGGPAAAGPLLCGSSYQGRIVCFDVSQGGFPVWQKDYSTTAGIVTDGQLLFGSNQRDVVNAFALGDGTTVWTQDGLRNRKLSGPAVLNSEIAVGDYQGYIHFLSRSDGRLLGRVSVGSGAIVSPLVGTEHGVLVQSGNGNLVLVGVN; this comes from the coding sequence ATGGCGATGTTACTGAATCTACGCTCGGCTAAATTTGCCGCTGCCGCACTTAGCCTTGCTGCGCTCAGTGCTTGCTCTATGTTTTCTTCTAAAGATCCGCGTTTTATGCCGGCACCTTTAGCTGACTATGACGCCAAAGTGGCTGCAAATGTACGTTGGTCTGTATCCATTGGTAAAGGGGCTGGGTTTGGTTTTGTGCCAGCCCGAGTCGGTGATCGTGTTTATGCGGCAACGCCATCTGGGCAGTTAACGCAAGTTGATTTGTCATCGGGTCGCGTGGGTTGGACAGTTAACGCAGCTAAACAACTGTCGGCGGGAGTGGGGGCGGATAATAATCTGGTAGCAGTGGCTTCTAATGATGGCTCGGTGATTGCTTATGATAGTAGTGGTAATCATTTATGGACATCTCAAGCCAGTAGCGAGGTCAACGTCCCTCCAGCCGTAGGCAATGGCTTGGTGGTAGTGCGTAGTTCTGATTATCGCATTCAAGCCTTTAATGCGCGTAATGGTGATTTGATCTGGAGCCTACAGCGCCCAGGTCCGGCTTTAGCTCTTAAAACCAATATCAAAATGGAAGTCTTTGATGGCATGGTAATTGCTGGCATGCCAAATGGACGTCTCATGATTATTGATGGGCAAACGGGCGCCGTACAGTGGGAAGGCGTGGTGTCACAGTCTCGTGGTGCGACGGATCTAGAGCGTATTAATGATGTAGTAGGTGGTCCAGCCGCTGCAGGGCCGCTACTGTGTGGCTCTTCCTACCAAGGGCGCATTGTTTGTTTTGATGTCTCTCAGGGCGGTTTTCCTGTTTGGCAAAAAGATTACTCCACAACAGCAGGTATTGTGACAGATGGCCAGTTGCTATTTGGCTCAAATCAACGTGATGTAGTTAATGCTTTCGCCTTGGGTGATGGCACAACTGTCTGGACGCAAGACGGATTGCGTAATCGTAAACTCTCTGGCCCAGCCGTCTTAAATAGCGAAATTGCTGTGGGCGACTATCAGGGATATATTCATTTTCTTTCCCGTAGCGACGGCCGTCTTCTTGGACGAGTAAGCGTTGGCTCTGGGGCTATTGTTTCGCCATTGGTGGGCACCGAACACGGTGTACTTGTCCAAAGCGGCAATGGCAATTTAGTATTGGTTGGTGTCAATTGA
- a CDS encoding YfgM family protein has translation MAYDLEEQEKLDALKDWWDKNGVKIMVLAFLFALAILGWRGYQWYEQHQATKAMGYFEALEVASAQPSEESTARILAASEALKKDHAKSGYTSRGLLVAAQALQKQGDLDGAKAQLQWLAQHSAETALVDMARLRLAGILLEQTDYVAALEQLKNPSAAYVGLFADRRGDIHYAQGQLEQARSEWTKALAALNEVAYNQIVQLKLDALGKE, from the coding sequence ATGGCATACGATTTAGAAGAACAGGAAAAACTAGACGCCCTGAAAGATTGGTGGGATAAAAACGGCGTCAAAATCATGGTGTTGGCTTTTTTGTTTGCTCTTGCTATTTTAGGTTGGCGAGGCTACCAGTGGTATGAGCAACACCAAGCAACTAAAGCAATGGGCTACTTTGAGGCCCTAGAGGTAGCATCCGCTCAGCCTTCCGAGGAGTCAACAGCGCGTATTTTGGCAGCTAGTGAAGCCTTAAAAAAAGATCATGCTAAATCAGGCTATACCAGTCGTGGTTTGCTGGTTGCCGCCCAAGCTTTGCAAAAGCAAGGTGACTTGGACGGGGCTAAAGCTCAACTGCAATGGTTAGCTCAGCACAGCGCAGAAACGGCACTGGTGGATATGGCTCGTTTGCGTTTGGCGGGTATTTTACTAGAGCAAACAGATTATGTGGCAGCGCTAGAACAGCTAAAAAACCCATCGGCTGCGTATGTAGGTCTTTTTGCAGACCGTCGTGGTGATATTCATTATGCCCAAGGTCAACTAGAGCAAGCGCGCTCAGAGTGGACAAAAGCCTTGGCTGCTTTGAATGAGGTGGCCTATAACCAAATTGTTCAATTAAAACTTGATGCTTTAGGAAAGGAATAA
- the rlmN gene encoding 23S rRNA (adenine(2503)-C(2))-methyltransferase RlmN, producing MMSETRTNIMGHTPEQLVELVAQWGNKPFRAKQLQRWIHQRGVSDFEEMTDLARVFREQLAQHCSICAPTQQIEQRSADGTRKWLFDVGQNNAVEAVYIPEDDRGTLCISSQAGCTVACPFCSTGYQGFNRNLTAAEIIGQLWFARDKLRQDPTAARVGNNPQPVVDNRFISNVVFMGMGEPLLNYDQVLIALQIMLDDNAYGLSRRRVTVSTSGVVPFMDRLAQDCPVALAVSLHAPNDALRDKLVPLNRKHPLRELIASCNNYLQYAPRDFITFEYIMLDGINDQPEHAQQLLDIAKQVRCKFNLIPFNPFPQSGLKRSSQSAVRDFASRLQDGGVVTTVRKTRGDDIDAACGQLAGDIRDRTRIRERLPQQGTIMIQPERA from the coding sequence ATTATGTCAGAAACTCGCACGAATATCATGGGCCATACGCCCGAACAGTTGGTCGAATTGGTTGCCCAGTGGGGCAATAAACCATTTCGAGCCAAGCAACTCCAACGTTGGATTCATCAGCGTGGGGTCAGTGATTTCGAGGAAATGACTGATTTGGCGCGCGTATTCCGAGAGCAGTTGGCACAACATTGTTCAATTTGCGCCCCGACTCAGCAAATTGAACAGCGTTCTGCTGATGGAACACGTAAATGGCTTTTTGATGTAGGCCAAAATAATGCCGTAGAGGCAGTGTATATCCCTGAAGACGATAGGGGGACTCTTTGTATCTCTAGTCAGGCAGGGTGTACGGTAGCATGTCCTTTTTGCTCTACTGGCTATCAAGGGTTTAATCGTAACTTAACAGCTGCCGAAATTATTGGACAGCTATGGTTTGCTCGCGATAAATTGCGACAAGACCCAACGGCTGCTCGAGTAGGCAATAATCCGCAACCCGTCGTGGACAACCGGTTTATTAGTAACGTTGTTTTTATGGGCATGGGCGAACCTTTGCTTAATTACGATCAGGTGCTTATTGCCTTGCAAATAATGCTTGATGATAATGCTTATGGGTTGTCTAGACGCCGCGTTACGGTATCTACTTCAGGGGTGGTGCCATTTATGGACAGGCTGGCTCAAGACTGCCCTGTGGCATTGGCCGTCTCTTTGCATGCGCCTAATGATGCCTTGCGCGATAAATTAGTACCATTAAATCGAAAACACCCATTACGCGAATTGATCGCCTCGTGTAATAATTATTTACAGTATGCGCCGCGTGACTTTATTACTTTTGAATACATCATGCTTGATGGTATTAATGACCAACCAGAGCACGCCCAGCAACTGCTTGATATTGCTAAACAAGTACGCTGTAAATTTAACCTAATTCCTTTCAATCCGTTCCCTCAGTCAGGGCTAAAGCGTTCATCACAATCAGCCGTACGTGATTTTGCATCACGTCTTCAAGATGGTGGTGTGGTCACTACGGTACGAAAAACACGTGGTGATGACATTGATGCCGCCTGTGGTCAATTAGCTGGTGATATTCGTGACCGAACTCGTATTCGTGAACGCTTGCCTCAACAGGGAACGATTATGATTCAACCGGAGCGAGCATGA
- the ndk gene encoding nucleoside-diphosphate kinase produces the protein MAIERTLSIIKPDAVAKNVIGQIVARFEAAGLTIAAGRLMQLSRAEAEGFYAVHKERPFFNDLVEFMISGPVFVQVLEGENAIAKNRELMGATNPKEAAAGTIRADFAESIDANAVHGSDAPETAAVEIAYFFASTEVHSR, from the coding sequence ATGGCTATTGAACGCACCCTATCTATTATTAAACCCGATGCAGTTGCTAAAAATGTAATCGGTCAAATCGTTGCTCGTTTCGAGGCAGCTGGCCTAACAATCGCTGCTGGTCGTTTGATGCAATTATCTCGCGCTGAAGCCGAAGGTTTCTACGCAGTACACAAAGAGCGTCCTTTCTTTAACGATTTAGTTGAGTTCATGATTTCTGGTCCTGTATTTGTTCAGGTTCTAGAAGGTGAAAACGCAATCGCTAAAAACCGTGAATTGATGGGTGCTACAAACCCTAAAGAAGCCGCTGCCGGTACAATCCGCGCTGACTTCGCCGAAAGCATTGATGCAAACGCTGTTCATGGCTCTGATGCCCCAGAAACAGCTGCTGTTGAAATCGCTTACTTCTTTGCTTCAACTGAAGTTCACAGCCGTTAA
- the der gene encoding ribosome biogenesis GTPase Der, whose translation MAFKPVVTIVGRANVGKSTLFNRLTRSRQALVADLPGLTRDRHYGEGRMGSRPYLIVDTGGFEPVAKDGIVREMAKQTEQAIAESDVIIFLVDAREGLNRLDFDIAKLLRRSGQPVLLAINKAEGMRYGTAGLEFHELGLGEAHLISASHGDGVGELIEAALATIPEPEIEDEPEFDPDAPEEPFQHRIKLAIVGRPNVGKSTFINALMGEERVIAFDQPGTTRDAIEIEFDYKGTPYTLIDTAGLRKRGKVFETIEKFSVIKTLQAIEACNVVLLMLDSSTEISDQDASIAGFVLETGRAVVIAMNKWDDLDSYRREWAKREYARKLRFLDFAKVQTTSALKGQGINHVMRAVKSAHAAAFRRMSTPKLTRAIHEAVEQQQPPRKGIFRPKMRYAHQGGQNPPIVIVHGSGLDGVSDSYKRYLEGKIRETFDLEGTPMRVELKSSRNPYVQEK comes from the coding sequence ATAGCTTTTAAACCCGTCGTAACCATCGTTGGCCGTGCTAACGTGGGTAAATCGACGCTATTTAACCGTTTAACCCGCTCTCGTCAGGCGCTTGTTGCTGATTTGCCTGGGTTAACACGTGACCGCCATTATGGCGAGGGTCGCATGGGTTCACGCCCTTATCTTATTGTAGATACAGGTGGTTTTGAGCCTGTAGCCAAAGATGGCATTGTGCGTGAAATGGCTAAACAAACTGAGCAAGCAATTGCTGAGTCGGATGTCATCATTTTCTTGGTGGACGCGCGTGAAGGCTTAAATCGTTTGGACTTTGATATTGCCAAGTTATTGCGCCGTAGTGGTCAGCCAGTATTGTTGGCCATTAATAAAGCAGAAGGGATGCGCTATGGCACAGCAGGCCTAGAGTTTCATGAGCTTGGCTTGGGTGAGGCCCATCTTATCTCGGCTTCTCACGGTGATGGTGTGGGCGAGCTCATCGAGGCAGCCTTAGCCACTATCCCTGAACCAGAAATCGAAGACGAGCCAGAGTTTGATCCTGATGCTCCCGAAGAGCCTTTTCAACATCGTATTAAATTAGCCATTGTAGGTCGCCCTAATGTGGGTAAATCGACTTTTATTAATGCGCTAATGGGCGAGGAACGTGTGATCGCGTTTGACCAACCCGGTACGACACGAGATGCCATTGAAATCGAATTTGATTACAAAGGTACGCCTTATACGCTGATTGATACGGCCGGTTTGCGTAAACGCGGTAAGGTCTTTGAAACCATCGAAAAATTCTCGGTTATTAAAACATTACAAGCTATTGAGGCATGTAATGTGGTGTTGTTGATGTTAGATAGCTCCACTGAGATTTCCGATCAAGACGCAAGTATTGCCGGTTTTGTTCTGGAAACAGGTCGTGCTGTCGTGATCGCCATGAATAAATGGGACGATCTGGATAGCTACAGACGTGAGTGGGCAAAACGCGAATATGCTCGTAAATTACGCTTCCTTGATTTTGCTAAGGTTCAAACGACCTCAGCACTTAAAGGGCAGGGTATTAATCATGTGATGCGTGCGGTTAAATCTGCACATGCGGCTGCATTCCGTCGTATGTCTACACCAAAATTAACGCGTGCTATTCACGAAGCCGTAGAGCAACAACAACCGCCTCGCAAAGGGATTTTCCGTCCCAAAATGCGTTATGCGCACCAAGGTGGACAAAACCCACCCATTGTTATTGTGCATGGCAGTGGGTTGGATGGTGTGTCAGACAGTTATAAACGTTACCTTGAAGGTAAAATCCGTGAGACCTTTGATCTCGAAGGCACGCCAATGCGTGTAGAGCTCAAGTCCTCTCGTAACCCTTATGTTCAGGAGAAGTAA
- a CDS encoding helix-turn-helix domain-containing protein, with protein sequence MSLTSSSPELETTANQLGAFIAELRQARGLSYNDVSTRLKYSVPQLEALEQENWAVLPSGVPLRWMVKSYARFLETDENVLLDMLDKQQGTATTKRVVKTTRKGADWSGSDMSLYAEPSQRSWGWLLVIAVLILIAVFYALDQGLIPEDWLVFDWLKEFKS encoded by the coding sequence ATGAGCTTAACCTCCTCTAGTCCAGAGCTAGAGACTACTGCTAATCAACTTGGCGCATTTATTGCAGAGTTACGTCAAGCCCGTGGTCTGAGCTATAACGATGTCTCTACACGTTTAAAATACTCTGTGCCTCAGCTTGAGGCTCTAGAGCAGGAGAACTGGGCGGTGTTGCCCAGTGGGGTTCCTTTACGTTGGATGGTCAAAAGTTATGCCCGTTTTTTGGAAACGGACGAAAATGTTTTGTTGGATATGTTAGATAAACAACAAGGCACAGCAACAACAAAACGGGTAGTTAAAACTACGCGTAAGGGCGCTGACTGGAGCGGTTCTGATATGTCGTTATATGCAGAGCCTTCTCAGCGATCATGGGGATGGTTGTTAGTGATTGCTGTACTTATTTTAATCGCCGTCTTTTATGCCTTAGACCAAGGCTTGATCCCAGAGGACTGGTTGGTTTTTGATTGGCTCAAAGAGTTTAAGTCATGA
- a CDS encoding valine--tRNA ligase, which translates to MTNSSNTTLLDQLAKSFEPKDIEGSRYAQWEQAGLFGSGQHVARADDQSPAFVIQCPPPNVTGTLHMGHAFNQTIMDGLTRYHRMKGFDTAFIPGTDHAGIATQIVVERQLDEQNISRHDLGRDQFVEKVWEWKEKSGNAITEQVRRLGSSCDWDREYFTMDDNLTRGVAETFIRLYEQGLIYRGKRLVNWDPVLGTAVSDLEVESTEEQGHLWEIRYPLTEASGDLTHLVVATTRPETMLGDVAVMVHPEDERYAHLIGKTVTLPLVNKLIPIIADDYVDREFGTGVVKVTPAHDFNDYAVGERHGLEKISILTLDAKINENAPEKYQGMDRFEARKQVVADLEALDALQAVKPHTLMVPRGDRTNTVIEPMLTDQWFVAMSQPAPADSLHPGKSITEVALEVVANGQIKFVPENWTTTYNQWLNNIQDWCISRQLWWGHQIPAWYSEAGDIIVARNEEEAKQKAAAAGIQGELRRDEDVLDTWFSSALVPFTDLGWPEQTPDLSKYLPSSVLVTGFDIIFFWVARMVMMSMHMTGQVPFNTVYVHGLVCDMEGKKMSKSRGNTIDPVDLIDGIDVETLVKKRTFGLMNPKQADSIAKRTRKDYPDGVPAYGTDALRFTMAAYATLGRNINFDLKRCEGYRNFNNKLWNATRFVLMNTEAQEPFMQFCAVTEYSAVDKWIRSQLQRLIQTVERNFAEYRFDNIANAIYHFVWDEYCDWYLEMAKVQIQQGNPAQKLATQRTLIEVLETVLRLAHPIIPFITEELWQKVAIVAGKRTADEATSISVQPYPELNAKLLDETAEKQIAELKSQVDAIRALRSEMGLPPSERVPLLVQGDADMLERNTPYLKALAKMAEVEVHEQLPDLGAPVQVVGTTQLMLHVEVDVEAETARLTKEIDRLTIEINKANGKLNNASFVERAPAAVVEQERERLNSFTQTLEKIQGQLARLHA; encoded by the coding sequence ATGACCAACTCTTCCAATACCACTCTACTCGATCAGCTTGCTAAAAGCTTTGAACCTAAAGACATCGAAGGCAGTCGTTATGCTCAGTGGGAGCAAGCCGGCCTATTTGGTAGTGGGCAACACGTTGCCCGCGCTGACGACCAATCCCCTGCCTTTGTTATTCAATGCCCACCGCCAAACGTTACGGGCACTCTACATATGGGCCATGCGTTTAATCAAACGATTATGGATGGTTTAACCCGCTACCACCGCATGAAAGGCTTTGATACTGCTTTTATCCCTGGCACAGACCATGCTGGGATTGCGACCCAAATTGTAGTCGAACGTCAACTGGACGAGCAAAACATTTCTCGTCATGACTTAGGCCGTGATCAATTCGTTGAAAAAGTGTGGGAATGGAAAGAGAAATCCGGCAATGCGATTACCGAACAAGTCCGCCGTTTAGGTTCCTCATGTGATTGGGATCGCGAATACTTCACCATGGACGACAACTTAACTCGTGGTGTGGCAGAAACGTTTATACGTTTATACGAACAAGGTCTGATTTATCGCGGGAAACGACTCGTTAACTGGGATCCTGTTCTAGGCACTGCCGTGTCTGACTTAGAGGTCGAAAGCACAGAAGAACAAGGTCATTTATGGGAAATTCGCTATCCCCTCACAGAGGCAAGCGGTGATCTTACCCATCTCGTTGTTGCAACGACTCGCCCAGAAACCATGTTAGGCGACGTAGCGGTAATGGTACACCCCGAAGACGAGCGTTACGCCCATTTAATTGGCAAAACTGTCACGCTACCTCTAGTAAACAAACTTATTCCTATTATTGCGGATGACTATGTAGATCGCGAATTTGGTACAGGAGTAGTAAAGGTCACACCCGCGCATGACTTCAATGACTATGCGGTAGGTGAACGTCACGGCTTAGAGAAAATCAGCATCCTAACCCTAGATGCAAAAATCAATGAAAACGCCCCTGAGAAATACCAAGGCATGGATCGTTTTGAGGCACGCAAACAGGTAGTAGCAGACCTAGAGGCCCTTGACGCGCTGCAAGCCGTCAAACCCCATACTTTGATGGTACCCCGTGGCGATCGCACCAACACGGTGATTGAACCCATGCTAACTGACCAATGGTTTGTGGCCATGAGTCAACCCGCACCTGCCGACTCACTGCATCCAGGCAAAAGCATCACCGAGGTCGCCCTAGAAGTCGTAGCAAATGGTCAAATTAAGTTTGTACCTGAAAACTGGACGACCACCTACAACCAGTGGCTCAATAATATCCAAGACTGGTGTATTTCTCGCCAACTCTGGTGGGGACATCAAATTCCTGCGTGGTATAGCGAGGCTGGCGACATCATCGTTGCCCGTAACGAAGAAGAAGCCAAACAAAAAGCGGCAGCTGCTGGCATTCAAGGCGAACTGCGCCGAGACGAAGATGTTCTAGACACCTGGTTCTCTTCCGCCCTAGTGCCTTTTACTGATTTAGGTTGGCCAGAACAAACTCCAGATTTATCAAAATATTTGCCCTCTAGCGTCCTCGTGACGGGCTTTGATATTATTTTCTTTTGGGTCGCTCGCATGGTCATGATGAGCATGCATATGACAGGGCAAGTACCATTTAATACCGTTTATGTTCACGGCTTAGTCTGCGACATGGAAGGTAAAAAAATGAGTAAATCCCGTGGCAATACCATTGACCCAGTGGATTTAATTGATGGCATTGATGTCGAAACCTTAGTAAAAAAACGCACTTTTGGCTTAATGAACCCAAAACAGGCCGACAGCATTGCTAAGCGTACCCGCAAAGACTACCCAGATGGCGTTCCAGCCTACGGTACGGATGCATTACGCTTTACGATGGCGGCTTATGCAACCTTAGGTCGAAATATCAACTTTGACCTAAAACGCTGCGAAGGTTATCGCAATTTCAATAATAAACTATGGAATGCGACTCGCTTTGTGCTGATGAACACCGAAGCCCAAGAACCGTTTATGCAGTTCTGCGCTGTCACCGAATACTCTGCGGTAGACAAATGGATTCGTAGCCAACTACAGCGCCTGATTCAAACCGTAGAGCGCAACTTTGCCGAGTACCGCTTTGACAATATCGCAAACGCCATTTATCACTTTGTTTGGGATGAGTACTGCGACTGGTACTTAGAAATGGCAAAGGTGCAAATCCAACAAGGCAATCCCGCCCAAAAGCTAGCTACTCAGCGCACGCTAATCGAAGTACTAGAAACGGTCTTGCGTTTAGCACACCCCATCATTCCATTCATTACCGAAGAGCTATGGCAAAAAGTTGCTATCGTTGCCGGTAAACGTACTGCGGACGAAGCCACCAGCATCAGCGTACAGCCCTACCCTGAACTTAACGCAAAGCTCCTTGATGAGACGGCGGAAAAACAAATTGCAGAACTTAAATCCCAAGTCGATGCAATTCGTGCCCTGCGTAGTGAAATGGGTCTACCCCCCTCTGAGCGTGTACCACTCTTAGTTCAAGGGGATGCCGATATGCTAGAGCGCAATACGCCTTACTTAAAAGCCTTAGCCAAAATGGCCGAAGTAGAGGTACACGAACAACTCCCTGACTTAGGCGCACCAGTACAAGTCGTTGGCACCACTCAACTTATGTTGCACGTAGAGGTTGACGTCGAAGCCGAAACAGCGCGCTTAACCAAAGAAATAGATCGTCTAACGATTGAGATCAACAAAGCAAATGGCAAATTAAATAACGCCAGCTTTGTAGAGCGCGCTCCTGCCGCCGTGGTTGAACAAGAACGAGAGCGCCTCAATAGCTTCACACAAACCCTAGAAAAAATCCAAGGGCAGCTCGCTAGACTACATGCCTAA